CCTGGTGGAGTTCCAGAGCCCCGAGCGGATCGCCGCGGCCTACCCCAAGGGGGTCCGCAGGCTCCAGGACGGCGGCACCTGGGGCACCATCGCCGGACAGCCCACCGACGACTCCGAGATGGCACTGGCGCTGGCCCGACTGCTGGCCGACGAAGGCCGCTACGACCGGCAGCAGGCCCTGGAGGCCTACCGAACCTGGCTGGATTCGGGGCCCTTCGACTGCGGCAACACCATCGCCGGGGCGCTCACAGGGATGCTGAATCCCCACAGCCAGGCCAACGGCGCCATGATGCGGATCAGCCCGCTGGGGATCTTCGGCGCGGCCCACAGCCTGGAGGACGCGGCGGCATGGGCGGAATCCGACGCCGGGCTCACCCACCCCCATCCTGTCTGCCGACAGGCCGGCGCCCTCTACGTCA
This region of Synergistales bacterium genomic DNA includes:
- a CDS encoding ADP-ribosylglycohydrolase family protein, giving the protein MTRQEEHEQSADRPGEIRSRARGALLGQLAGDALGGLVEFQSPERIAAAYPKGVRRLQDGGTWGTIAGQPTDDSEMALALARLLADEGRYDRQQALEAYRTWLDSGPFDCGNTIAGALTGMLNPHSQANGAMMRISPLGIFGAAHSLEDAAAWAESDAGLTHPHPVCRQAGALYVMAVAHAVRTGCSTDSLYRQIANWARRRHVDPALADTVAAARHAPPADYLRQQGWVLIAFGNALWQLLHASTLEEGVV